The following nucleotide sequence is from uncultured Draconibacterium sp..
TTGTCCGTTTGATGAATTACTGGCAGCTGCCGAACTGGCAACACAAGCTGGTAACGGAGCGATTCAGCAATACATTGAATTACTGAAGAATGATGATTCCGCGTTGCGTTACTGGGGCGTTACCGGGCTGCTTAGTCATATTGAAAATGCAGAACCGGCATTGACTGCATTAAAAGCTGCAGCCGATGAGGATGCAACCGCAACCGCCGTTTTAATCGGTGAGACATTGTCCCGATTGGGAGAAAAAGAACTGGCCGAAAAGATCTTTCTACGCATTCTAAACGATGAAAACCGTACAATGCATGAGCGAAACTGGGTATTGAACAGTGTTGACGCGATCGATTTCAGAACTCCGGCAGTTGAAAAATGGATAAAAGACTTCTACGATAGTAAAAGCGAGGAGCTGAAAGGATGGGATATTTTCAGTAACTACGATTTCTCGATGTGTAAAATGATCCTTGAAAGGTGGGAAGTCATTGGATGAAGCTTATACAAAAATACCCGGCAAACTTTGCCGGGTATTTTTGTATATAAGTCCAACATAATCCAATAGCAAAATCTGCCGCAAAATTTATAGACTCTCCCTGATTGTGCCTTCGACACAATCGTCCCTCTCTACGGGTAGAGAGGGAGTGAGGGAGAGTAAGTTGAATATTGTTTTTTATTGGTTTCTGTTGATGATTACCGGGAATTATGATTGTTTTTTGTAATGTCTTTATATAAATACGATAATGGCCGCGAATACCAGTCCGGCAATAGCCACATACACACCCTTGCGTAACACCTTGTTTGTTTTGGTATACATAAAAAATGCGGAAACTGAAAAGAACAGCAATGAAATACCAAAGAAGATATTTAGAAAATACAAAGGCGAATTGGTGGTTGCTTTGTGCAGGCTCTCCAGCTTTTTTAGAACAAAAGGCAGCTCTTTAACCGTGTAGGTTGCCACACGGCTTGTTTTGTCGTATGTTCCCTGTTGAAAAGTTATCGTATTGGCATCTTCTTCCAAAACCTCCAGGTTACGTATAAAAAGTTTACCACCCAACTCCTCTGCCGGAACGTTTGCTCCAATTTCGCGCTCTGTAACCTTATCCTGTTTAAGAAAATCCGTTGTGCGGAAAATCATAATTGTGCCGCTAAGGGCATAAATTGTCATAATTCCGGCCAGGAAAAATCCCAGATACCGATGATAAACTCTAAACGTTTTACTAATCTTGCTCATAAGCGTAACTCTTTTGTTTAATCATTAATAATTAATTACTTGCTGGTTTTAAAGTTGGTCGGTTCTGAATTTTGCGAATATGATACTTAAACTAAACTCAACACCAATGGTTTAATCTGACTTGTTATTTTTTCTTGATTTTACCCATTTTGTCAGCATATCCAGGTAAATGGTTACAACTGAAAATCCGGCAAACACAATAAAAAACCAGCCTACATTAGCCAGTCGAATGCTGTTGCCTCTTCTGGTATCGCGTCCGTGTCCTCCTCTGAAATCGCCTCTTTCGCGGGTAATGTTTTGTGCCCGGCCCTGTCTTGTACTGTCATTTTCAAATCGGGCGCCTCTTTCGGCAATTAGTCGTTGCCGAACACTGTCGGGCAGGTTTTCAAAACTCTGGCGCTCTCTGCCGCCAAAATCCTGTGGACGAGCTCTGAAGTCTCTTCCTCCGCGGCCACCTCTTTCAGGACCACCTCGACGGGTATTTTGCAAATCGTTTGTTTTAAATATCCAGATGCTGCGTTCGATAAAACGTAATCGTGATAAGCCATATAAAGCAGCAATAACTATTGCCAGCGAAATTATTCCGTTGATGATCTTTCTGTTCATGCCTTTACTTTTTTGAATTTAAAACGTAGTTGTACCCATTTCCAGTGAAGCCCCAGGTGAATGCCAAAAAGCGCCAGTGTTATAAACGAAGAGCTGGTGTGCATCACCCGCCAAAACATGCCTGAGCCTCCAAGATTCATCCACGAAAAATCGATGGTTCGGGCAATGGCAATTCCACTCAATATCATTAAAACCATCCCGGCGAGCAGAAGCACGTCAAGTACATAATTTAATCGTGCACGGCCCGGTGAGCTTTTAAAAAAGCAAACAGTTACTTTTTTTATCCAGCTCCAGTTAAGTGCTTTGTGCAGAATGAAGAACAAGCCAATTATCAGCCCGGCCCATTCGTGGAATTCCAGCCCGTAAAACGACCGTGGATCCATTAACAATAACATTACTATCAGTATCAGAATGTTTAAAATCAACTTAATTCGATTCATAGCTTATAATCTAAATGTGTGTGTATATTTTAATAATATGGTTTGCGAAAGAAATCCCGGAGGAGTGGGAGTAACATCCGTTTTGTCAGCAAAACGCGAATCGTTCAGCACCAGGTATAGGTCGTTGCCATCACGAGGATTATAACGAAGTCTGAAGTTGGAAAGAACAATATTTTCCAGCTCGTTGTATTGCATGTAGGCACTCATCGATAATTTGGTATTCAGCATATAAGTGGCTTTTAAACGCGCCAGGTTATTTGTGAATTCCTGGTTTGTTTCATCAAATCGCACTTTGTCGAACTTGTAAAATGCCGAGAGTTGAAAACTGGACGAGATGTTAAAGTCGGTTTCCAGCTCAACGGCAAATTGGTTCCCATCGTAAAATCCGCCTCCATCGATACTAAATTCGGCAACAATTTTTTTAGTGCGTGGTGTGTTAAAATGCGAGCGCAAAGCCCAAAACGAATAGTCGCCTTCTTCAACAACAATACCGCCCGGTAAATTGAAATCAAAAGGAACACCTTCTTTATTATAGCCGGGGCTAATAAACATACCAATTCCGTTTTTCAGGTCCATCTTAAATTGTGGTGCCAGTTCCATGTTCTCAATTTTCCCGTCTTCCATCCGGCTGGTTAAATTAAAATCTCCTTCAAATGAATATCGGAATATCGGTGATGATTCTACGGGTGTCCAGCCATAACCCATGCTGGCCCTGACTTCGTGGATATTGTTGATAAAAACGAATCCCGCTTTAGGATCGAAATTCTCCCCCCAGTATGCATATTTGCCTTCGTATAAAAAACCTTCCTCTGAACGGCGCTGAAGATCGATGGAGAAATAAGTAGGATTCATTGAAAATAACTCCGCATCCATGGATTTATCCTGCGATTGTGCCAGTTTTATAGCCACATAATCTATGTCGGTGTATTTAAAAATACCGTCGAAACCATAAGCAATATTGTAGCTTCCATCAAATCCAAGACGTGTTGTCATCATTCCACCGATATATGAATTTTCGTTGATAACCTGCCTCCGTAAGCGGGCAACACCAAAGTTCTCAGAGGGTGTTTCTTCAAAGTCGGCAGTATTCATATCCAGGAACCCAACGTCCCATTTGCCAACTCTACCCACCATTCGCACTCCGCCGTAAATGGTTACGGGCTCACCTTGTGCAATTCCGA
It contains:
- a CDS encoding DUF4405 domain-containing protein yields the protein MNRIKLILNILILIVMLLLMDPRSFYGLEFHEWAGLIIGLFFILHKALNWSWIKKVTVCFFKSSPGRARLNYVLDVLLLAGMVLMILSGIAIARTIDFSWMNLGGSGMFWRVMHTSSSFITLALFGIHLGLHWKWVQLRFKFKKVKA
- a CDS encoding DUF5916 domain-containing protein, coding for MKNLIGYIILLNLFVMLSNLDLQAQNEVGIKPLTGEIEFDGLVNEPAWKLSQEFPLAMHFPVFNNPPSEQSEVYLTFDDNYLWVGAILYYKDVNNIVSTSKKRDEESENSDAFGILLDSYDDNENALAFFTMPSGLKIDYSVSNDGEGGGPGPGMSSKNYTWNSYWDVKTTITDEAWHVEMRIPFSSLRFQSKNDITKMGLIISRSISHLNEIDTYPAIDTKYGRDANTRPSLAKTIVFENINPRNPVYISPYVLGGTTRMNELNESETDYVKSDDPELTGGLDVKYNLNNNLTLDFTVNTDFAQVEADDEQVNLTRYSLFFPEKRLFFQERSGIFSYELGGPQNLFYSRNIGIAQGEPVTIYGGVRMVGRVGKWDVGFLDMNTADFEETPSENFGVARLRRQVINENSYIGGMMTTRLGFDGSYNIAYGFDGIFKYTDIDYVAIKLAQSQDKSMDAELFSMNPTYFSIDLQRRSEEGFLYEGKYAYWGENFDPKAGFVFINNIHEVRASMGYGWTPVESSPIFRYSFEGDFNLTSRMEDGKIENMELAPQFKMDLKNGIGMFISPGYNKEGVPFDFNLPGGIVVEEGDYSFWALRSHFNTPRTKKIVAEFSIDGGGFYDGNQFAVELETDFNISSSFQLSAFYKFDKVRFDETNQEFTNNLARLKATYMLNTKLSMSAYMQYNELENIVLSNFRLRYNPRDGNDLYLVLNDSRFADKTDVTPTPPGFLSQTILLKYTHTFRL